The following are encoded in a window of Flavobacterium cupriresistens genomic DNA:
- the kduI gene encoding 5-dehydro-4-deoxy-D-glucuronate isomerase, whose translation MTKHSSRYASSPEAVKKYDTQQLREEFLIDDLMQEDEIVLVYSHYDRYITGSAVPLSDLQLETIDPLKAGYFLERREMGIINVGGSGSIVVDGVSHSLGFKDALYIGSGNKEVVFKSDDRKNPAKFYINSAPAHTNYPTVKVSLAEAKKLELGTVETANHRTVNQMIIGGVVTTCQLQMGMTELRTGSVWNTMPAHVHDRRMEVYFYLDIPENQAVCHFMGQPQETRHIWMNNHQAVISPPWSIHSGSGTSNYTFIWGMAGENLDYGDMDVCKITDLR comes from the coding sequence ATGACAAAACACAGTTCAAGATACGCGTCAAGCCCGGAAGCAGTTAAAAAATACGACACACAGCAATTAAGAGAAGAATTTTTAATTGATGACCTAATGCAGGAAGATGAGATTGTATTGGTCTACTCGCATTACGATAGATATATTACGGGTTCAGCAGTTCCTTTAAGTGATTTGCAATTGGAAACTATTGATCCTCTTAAAGCGGGTTATTTTTTAGAACGCAGAGAAATGGGAATTATTAATGTAGGAGGCAGCGGTTCAATCGTTGTTGATGGAGTGTCTCATTCATTGGGATTTAAAGATGCTTTGTATATCGGTAGTGGTAATAAAGAGGTTGTTTTTAAAAGCGATGACCGCAAAAATCCGGCTAAATTTTACATCAACTCAGCACCGGCTCATACGAATTATCCAACGGTAAAAGTGAGCTTGGCAGAAGCCAAGAAATTAGAATTAGGCACAGTGGAAACTGCGAATCATCGCACCGTAAATCAAATGATTATCGGAGGGGTTGTAACCACTTGTCAATTGCAAATGGGGATGACGGAGTTAAGAACGGGTAGTGTTTGGAATACCATGCCGGCGCACGTTCACGATCGCAGAATGGAGGTTTATTTCTATTTGGATATTCCCGAAAATCAGGCCGTTTGTCATTTTATGGGGCAACCGCAGGAAACCAGACATATCTGGATGAACAATCATCAGGCTGTAATTTCTCCGCCATGGTCTATTCATTCCGGTTCAGGAACAAGTAATTATACTTTTATCTGGGGAATGGCGGGCGAAAATTTAGATTACGGAGACATGGACGTTTGTAAAATCACAGATTTAAGATAA
- a CDS encoding MFS transporter has product MSQTKTTVGNYRWSICALLFFATTINYLDRQVLSLTWSDFIAPEFHWTNNDYGNITALFSIFYAVSLLFAGRFVDWLDTKKGFLWAIGIWSFGACLHAFCGIATAGIIAGEWFVGFERAKEIISTVKDTGMVINVSVCLFIFARFVLAIGEAGNFPAAIKTTAEYFPKKDRAFSTSIFNAGATVGALAAPISIPFIAESFGWEMAFIIIGALGFVWMGFWVFMYDKPEKHPKVSAAELEYIQQDDVADSKMAGYVPETTTKVSLAACFKYKQTWAFAFGKFMTDGVWWFFLFWTPAYLSSVYGMDSTQAALPLFVLYMITLLSIIGGWLPTYFVEKKGMNPYEGRMKAMLIFAFFPLLALIAQPLGHISYWIPVIIIGIAGAAHQSWSANIFTTVGDMFPKKAIATITGIGGLAGGVGSTFINKGSGMLFDYAKESNMAFMGFHGIESGYFIIFSICAVCYLTGWLVMKTLVPKYSPITDL; this is encoded by the coding sequence ATGAGCCAAACCAAAACCACAGTTGGAAATTATCGTTGGAGTATATGCGCCCTGCTATTTTTTGCAACTACTATAAATTATTTAGACAGACAAGTACTTTCTTTAACGTGGAGTGATTTTATTGCACCGGAATTTCATTGGACAAACAATGACTATGGTAATATCACCGCGTTATTTTCGATTTTTTATGCGGTATCACTTTTGTTTGCAGGAAGATTTGTAGACTGGTTGGATACTAAAAAAGGTTTTTTATGGGCTATTGGTATTTGGTCTTTTGGGGCCTGCTTGCATGCCTTTTGCGGAATTGCAACAGCCGGAATCATAGCAGGTGAATGGTTTGTTGGTTTTGAAAGAGCAAAAGAAATCATCAGTACGGTAAAGGATACCGGGATGGTGATTAACGTAAGTGTGTGCTTGTTTATTTTTGCCCGTTTTGTGCTGGCTATTGGAGAAGCAGGAAATTTTCCGGCGGCCATAAAAACAACCGCAGAATACTTTCCTAAAAAAGACAGAGCCTTTTCTACCAGTATATTTAATGCCGGAGCAACAGTAGGAGCCTTGGCGGCGCCAATATCAATTCCTTTTATAGCAGAGTCTTTTGGTTGGGAAATGGCTTTTATTATCATTGGGGCTCTTGGTTTTGTGTGGATGGGTTTTTGGGTGTTTATGTATGATAAACCCGAAAAACACCCAAAAGTAAGTGCTGCAGAATTGGAGTACATCCAACAAGATGATGTCGCAGACAGCAAAATGGCTGGATATGTTCCTGAAACAACAACTAAAGTGTCTCTTGCCGCTTGTTTTAAATACAAACAAACCTGGGCTTTTGCATTTGGTAAATTTATGACCGATGGTGTTTGGTGGTTTTTCTTATTCTGGACCCCAGCTTATTTGAGCTCTGTTTACGGAATGGATTCAACACAGGCTGCTTTGCCCTTATTTGTATTGTACATGATCACCTTACTATCCATTATTGGAGGTTGGCTGCCCACTTATTTTGTGGAGAAAAAAGGAATGAATCCCTACGAAGGCAGAATGAAAGCAATGTTAATTTTTGCTTTTTTCCCGCTCTTAGCTTTAATCGCACAACCTTTAGGACATATAAGTTATTGGATTCCCGTAATCATAATTGGTATTGCAGGAGCTGCACACCAGTCCTGGTCGGCAAATATCTTTACAACTGTTGGTGATATGTTTCCTAAAAAAGCAATTGCAACAATTACCGGAATTGGCGGTTTAGCAGGTGGAGTAGGTTCTACTTTCATTAATAAAGGATCGGGAATGTTGTTTGATTATGCCAAAGAAAGCAATATGGCCTTTATGGGCTTTCACGGAATTGAATCAGGTTATTTTATCATTTTTTCAATTTGTGCCGTTTGTTACTTAACAGGTTGGTTGGTAATGAAAACGCTAGTGCCAAAATACAGTCCAATTACAGATTTATAA